A single window of Treponema denticola ATCC 35405 DNA harbors:
- a CDS encoding carbon-nitrogen hydrolase family protein — MKIGLCASENKNNDIDFNISQIEGFIEKTRSEKPDLLLFGESFLQGFYSLCFEYKKDILTDLQINSEPIAKIRSIAQKEKTAIGFGFIENDHGAIFSSYMIVGKNGEMLCLYKRVSQGWRIEGTCADYREGKEFFEFDFGGKRLAVFICGDLWEDNLLEPIISLNPDAFLWPVFCGYTKEEWKNGEAAAYAERTAILDKPVLFINSLVNENAKAIGGGAFVWHQGKLIKEIPMGETGFLLYEI; from the coding sequence ATGAAAATCGGTCTTTGTGCATCGGAAAATAAAAACAATGATATTGATTTTAATATATCGCAGATTGAAGGCTTTATAGAAAAGACAAGGTCTGAAAAGCCCGATCTTCTTCTATTTGGAGAAAGTTTTTTACAGGGCTTTTATTCTCTTTGTTTTGAATATAAAAAAGATATTTTGACGGATCTTCAAATAAACTCGGAACCCATTGCAAAGATTCGTTCAATTGCCCAAAAAGAAAAAACAGCCATAGGTTTCGGCTTTATCGAAAACGACCATGGTGCTATTTTCAGCTCCTACATGATAGTAGGAAAAAACGGAGAAATGCTTTGCCTTTATAAAAGAGTTTCCCAAGGCTGGCGAATTGAAGGTACCTGTGCCGACTATCGTGAAGGAAAAGAATTTTTTGAGTTTGATTTTGGGGGTAAGCGCCTTGCCGTTTTTATCTGCGGGGACTTATGGGAAGATAATCTTTTAGAGCCTATTATAAGCCTCAATCCCGATGCCTTTTTATGGCCGGTATTTTGCGGTTATACAAAGGAAGAATGGAAAAACGGTGAAGCCGCTGCCTACGCCGAAAGAACTGCAATCCTCGATAAACCGGTTTTATTTATAAACTCCCTTGTAAATGAAAATGCTAAGGCTATAGGAGGAGGCGCCTTTGTTTGGCATCAGGGTAAACTTATAAAAGAAATACCTATGGGCGAAACAGGCTTTTTGTTATACGAAATTTAA